TCTTAGTGCTATCTAAGCCATGTTGTAAGTAGCTTTGCAGGGCTTCTTTTTGATCTTGCAGAGAATCTAATTCTTGACTGTGTTTTCTAGCGATATGATTAGAGAGCAAGAGACTAGGGGCACTTGCTAAAAGCATCACAAAGGGCAAATACCAACTCATCAGACCAAGCACGATGAAGAGGGAGAGCAAACTAATGAGACGTTGTAAATTGAAAAATAGATTATTAACATAGTTAAGTGGTCTGATGTGCAAACCGTTCTTAAGCGTGTTGATTTGCACACTGCGTTCTTTATCTTCTAAGAAGCTTAGATCGGCAGTCGTTTCCAATTTATCAGCTAGCCTACTCAAGATACAGGTAGAAAACTTTTCGGCAATTAGGGTTTGCAAGTGGGCTAAGGCTTGGGCACACACATGTGATCCAAACAACACCAGAGCCCCTAAAGACAAAATCTCTATTAGAGGTTTGTATTCTAGATTTTTATGTCGCAACATCAAAGCGACAAGATCAACGAGTTTAATAGTAATAGCCACACTCAGAGAGGGAAACGCGCCAGTCAATAAGACCAATCCCAAAGCATAGACCATAAGTCTAGGCGCGCTTGTGCAAAGTGCAGAAAAAGTGCGTAGGGGGACTAGACGATCCATCCTGCGTTGCGCGCCACTTGGTCAATTTCTCCAGTTTTATTTAGGCTTTTGGTAATAATCAAAGCGTTTTCCTGGATATAGCGATCGGAAATCCTATGTATTTTTTCTACCAAATTTGTTTCTAAAGTCTGCGTGAAAGCATGACATATCACTTTGGAATCTATTGTATATAAGTTGAGAGTATGGCTATCTCTATAAAAGAAAGGTATAAGCCCATTTTTGATTGCCTCAAGTTCATAGGCAATAATCTCTTGTTTGGCAGATTTGCAAAAATGGCTAACCTGCACATCATCAAGCTTAGATCGGATTTTATCCCAATACGCATCCAAATGCATATACTCTGAAGGCTGGTGACTCCTTACAAACAAGAAATGATAAAAAGCGGTGGGGCGTAAGATATAGCGATATCTATGACTACCTAGACAAACACTAGAAAATAGGTTCAATATCTTCAGCTTATTTTTCCTAATACCTTGCATAGTTTTTACAAAATAGCTGATGATTGTTTTCAAGTAATGATGTGGTTGCACGACTCTATGACCGCTAATAATCCTATTGTGAGACTCATAGTTACTCAATTTTCTATAGCTAACTCTAAAATTATCGCTACCATCGTCAACGACAAAAGGATGTAAAAAGCTCTTGCTTCTAACTGCACCACCCTGTAAGGCAGAGATAAAACTTTTTGCTATGGGTCCATCAAAGTCGGCAGAAACTTGCTCTACAAACAAGGTGGACTCCACATCGCTTAAATCTTGATTTTCTTTGAAAGTGAATAAAGATTCAAAATCCAAGATCACGGGGTACTGGTCATGGACCAAGAGATTTTCTAAATGGATATCTGTAAGATTTAAGGCTGTAGCTAATGCCATTAATGTCGCCATACGCCTATAGAAGACTCTAGCATCTTTGACATTCGGCTCATAGGGTAAAAACCGTGTAATGCTTAAGTCATGGTAATTACCGACATATTCTTTCTTTTTTACATCGACATCCAACAGATCGCACATATCATAAAATATCCTTGCTGGATCAGCAATGGATTGCTTTACAAAAAATTTCTGTCCATCTCTAGTCGTCGCCAAAGAGGATGTAAAACCTAGGGAGTGCAAATCACTCAGCCCTACTCTAACATTTACGACATCCCGTGCACACGTAATTAAATTGGCGTGAAGCAGGGCATCCAAAGTCCTCCGTAGCGTACTCCGAGTGCATAAAACGAAATTCCTAAGATGAGCACAGAGTCTCCCTAAGATACCGAAAGACTCCAACTTCTCATGTAAAAGCTTTGTGTTTGAAAAATACATTGCATAGACATCACGACCCCCCGATTGTTTAGCGTCAAAGATTATCTTTGCAATCGTTGGAATCAAGAAGAATTCCATCTCCCTGAATATCAAAGAAGGATAGTCTTTAACATAAAGTGCCACAGAATCCACCTCCCCCTTATCGAACCAACTATGAAAAAGTTCCCGATAAAATCTTAGACGATTGGATTCTATAGCCTGCATTAGCGGTCACAAGTTCCAGTCGCACAACAAGTTGTCGTTCCGCCATAGAAAAATTCTAGCTTCAAAGCTTCAAAACTGATCTCAGATGAACCTGTGTAGAAATCTTCCAACACTGTAGCCTCCTTCCTTCTTCTAAATTTTATGGTACTCTTTTTTACTGCAATAATCCTTAATATAAATTAATTAGTATTATCATATTTAAAGTTACATTATTGTTATTGTTTTTGTAATGTGTTCGGCTCGCTGAGAGGTCTTCTCTCTCAACAATGAATAATGCATCTGATTGTTTGTCTTTTTGGCGTTTATGTATCACAACGACAGCTTTTCATCCAACGATTAAATGGTTAAAAGCTTACTCGCTTGCACCGTAAGGCGCGATAAGTTAGCTGATTTAAGACAAAACAAGCTGAAACAAATAAAACACTTTTTGAAGAATGTAGGCAAGAACAACAAAAGAAACAAGAATGAGATGAGGGGAGTAGGCAATCTCTTAACCATAACGATAGGAGCATTCCTCCTAACTACCTCTTACCTAAAGAAGTAGTTTTAAAAGTAGGCGAGGATACAGAAGTAAACAATCAGCTCAAGAAGATTTAGCACTGAGAGAACACATGATTGCAAAAGACATGGAGGCTTACTTACAACATAAAGGACAAAAATTCCGGGCTGAAATAAGATGGAATCTGCGGGTGCTATGGAGCGCAATGAAGTTTAATGGCGAGATAACTTGTTATCATTACCACGGGAACAATAATGACAATCTCTTGCTCCTTTTCCTCGACGATAGACCTTTCTTCCTTGGTAAAATTTTCTCCATTGGGTTGATTGACGATCACCACCGTACAATTGTTTCCACTCACGTTTATTTGGTTTGTACAAAAATCGGACTTTGATGACTGCGTCTAATACCACGGTAAACGACATTGCTGATGGTTTTTTGAGAAACTCCATACTTTTCGCCAAGTTCACCTGAGTTATACTGGCTATCGCATATTCACGACGGATTTCCTCTTCTTATGATTAGTAAATATTAACTAGAACATTTAAATTTCATCATTGATGTAGGTGTGATTATTTGTCGATGTTACTCAGTTTGTTGCATAGCTTTTCTAGCCTCATAAATGGGTCATACAGCGCAACTTAGCCAAAAACCATACCTCTCCAAAAAAAACTATCTCCACCCCTAAATGCCTTTAAAATCGATTTCTGAGCGTTTTTAGAGTATATAGCCAAAGAACCCTTCTACTCCCCAAGTTCATCTAATCGCTAAACCCCCTAGTGTATTTGTCTAGCCCCATACTATCCAATCCCTTAAAATCTCACTTTTAAAGCCCATCCCAAACTGAGTGGGTATATTGCAAAGTGTCTCCAATGTGCTATGCCCTATGCCTTGTTTTCACTTCAAAAAGAACACCTAATCTCCCCTTTATTTCAAATACCTTCATAGACCCCTCTAAAAAGCTCTACAATCAACACAACACCCTCAACCCATACCAACAACCCCTAAAGCGTTCTATGACCTTTTAAGCTCAATTTTCTCATCTCAAAAGCTAAAGGGGGTTTGGGGGGTTTCCCCCCAAGAAAGATTTCAAATAAATGCCAAGCGTAAGCTTGGCTTACCGATTCGTTCACACACCGAATTTCGTAAAAATTTTCATTTTTTTTAAGGAAATCTCGCGCATGCGCGCGCGACTCCCGTGCATTATGCGCGCCCGCGCCATGCGCGCATGCATACGCGCGCGTGTTTTTAACCTTTTAAAAGAGCGAAGCTCTTTTTAACCTTTTAGACCCCCCGCGGGGCTCGTGTGGTGGGGGGCTCGTTGGGGGGTAATACCTAGTAAAATCCGCACTAATACCTAGTAAAATCCGCACTAATACCTAGTAAAATCCGCACTAATACCTAGTAAAATCCGCACTAATACCTAGAATTAAGGTAAATATCTATATAATTCATTGCAAATTTTCTCTAAGGTGTAGATGTGGATGTGGTGGAACAAAAGCAAATTTTAATGCGACAGCTCAACGATCTACAAGCCCTAATCAGTGTCGAAACAGACGCTGTATTTAAAAATGCTTTAGAACAAAAACAAGCAGATTGCCTAAAAAAACTATTAGAACTAACTAAGCAAGTTTCAACAACGCCCACTTCTCAAATTGCAACTCCAAACCAACTCAAAGTCATAGACACAGCCACACAAAATACACCAAACCGGCAACCGGCAACTATAGAATCCAATACAACCAACGCTGAGCAACAACCCCTAGAAACCCAAGTCATCACCCAACCCCAACCCACAATCCCCCATACCATCTCTGAAAAGTATGTTACTTTTCATAACGATGTCAATTCTGTCTCTCTAGGCAAACTAGGTACATTAGAAACAAACTTGCTCTTTGCAATCTTCAACAAGCTCAAAGACAAACAAGATGAGCTCTTGGTGTTTGATTGTGATGAGATCAAAACAATGGTGCATGCGGTTAAAATCAGTAAGAATGAATTAAGCGGTGTTGTTAAAAGACTTTGGAAAAACATCAGACTAGCTAACTTTTGGATGCTCCTACCCAAGAGAGATGAAAGCTACATGCTCTTTAAGACTTTTGCCATCAACTATCACGACACCAAAAAAACTCAAATCAAGAGCATAGAAATCCAAGTGAATATGCCCTACTTTGGTTATTTGCTCAATTTTTTAAACGCTAACTTCACTTCTTTTGAATTGCTAGAGTTTCAGAATATTCGTAGCAAATACGCTAAGACCCTATATCGCCTTCTTAAGCAATGGAGAAGCACGGGAGTGCCTCCAAAGAAAGAGTGTAGTGAGTTTAGGGAATTGATGGGAATCTCTAGCAATATTAAGCTAATTGAAGTAATTGAGCGCGACATCCTCAAACCCGCCCTCAAAGAACTCAGCAAACTCCCTCACTTTGAAAATCTTTGCTACAAAAAGTTAACAACCAAAGGCATGGGCAATCGTATCACTCACATTCAATTCTACTTCCAGCCCGTTACAAAGACTAGCAAAGACAGAGAACAAGCTGAACACGATCTATTTAGCCATTAAGGGTAGATATAGCCACAGACAAAATCAATAAAAAACAGCTAGAGATAATCCTTGCAGAGTATTTACAAAAGCTCGATTAGCTCTAGATTAAAGCCTAAAAAACAACAAAACATGCCTTGTATGGTGTTGTCTTGTGTCTTGCTAGGGTTTTTAGGTTTTAAGTCATTCATAAACCACCCTTACTTCAAGCTCTTTTGCCACTTAGAGTGGCTTCTAGTGTGGCTAGAAAACATTTTTATCAATATTAAATCCCTCTCCCCTTGCCTTTTTGATTCGCTAAAGATTTTTCTAAGTCCGCCTTTAGTTGTGTAGTTATGGCAACTTGCTCGTTTAATTGCGTTTGCGTGTTTATAAGCTCTGTCCGTAATTTGTCTTGCTCTCTTTGTAAATCATCTTTTTGTGTTTGCAAGCTCTCTACTTGATTTTCTAGCTTTGTAATCTTAGTTTTCTGTGCATTGTTCTACAAGCGTAGATCGGTGTTTCTAAGCTTGGTATTCTTATCCTCAAGGGTTTTTAATCCTTTTGTCCTTCTCTTCTAGCTCCGTTGTGAGCTTCAAGGTTTTGCCCTTATAGTATTGGGCATCCCCTTTGGCTGTCTCTAGCATTTGCCCATATGCATCGCTGTTCTTAAACTCTTCAGCTAGTTTGGCTATGCCATTTTCTAGTCCCCTTATCCCCCCTAACAAGGCTTTATGCTCCCATTCTCTAGTTTGTTCTATCTTGGCAAGAATGGGCTTGAGTTCTTGATTGAGGCTTTTTTCAATCTCATTGATGTGTTTGTTTAAAAACCTATCTCGCCTATCTTTGGCGATGCTCTCAAAGTATTCTGGGTTCATTGCATTTTTAACCCCCCCTCTGCTTATTAGTAAAGCTATCGCGTTTATTTTTGGGAATTTCCCTGCAAGTAAATCATATGCAAGGGTTGCTAGGTGTGCGTGGTATTGAGCCTTTTCTTTCTCATTATCTTTCTTCCACTGGATCACAGCTTTAAGCTCTGCTCCTTTCTCTGTTTGGAGTTTCTCTAACATAGGATTAATGACTTGATCCACAAACTTTTGCAACAGATCTTTTACCTTGCCCACATACCCTTGTAGCTTTGTATCTTTATCAATCTCGTTTCTAGCCTTTTCTAGTTCTTTAGCGTGTTGTGTTTGTAGTGCCTCTAACTCTTTGGTGTGTTCTGTATCTTTGGCTTTTAGTTCTTGTGTTAGTTTCTCTAAAGCTTTGTTACTATCAGCCAAATCTCTAGCATGCTCTTGCACTTGCCTTTCTTTAGCCTTCAGTTCTTGTGCCACTTTCTCTAAGGTCTTATCTTTCTCTTTTAATACTTGAGCATGTTCTATGTCTTTTTCTTGCAAAGCTTTGCTGTGGCTTTGCTCTCTGCTCTCAAGCTCTTTAGTGTGTTCTTGCTTGAGCTCTTGCACAGCACTAGGGCTTAGATAATCCTCGTATAGGGCTTTTGTGGCTGTTATCTTATCCTCTACTTGCTTGGGGCTTAGATAGTCTTTGTATTGCTCTTGTAATTTCTCATAACGCTTCTTAGCTTCTTGCTCTATCTGTGTGATGCGTTTTTTTAAACCATTAATACTCAAGCCATCATCTTTTAAGGCTCGCAAAGCTCTGTAATCCTCTTGTGTAAAGAGTTTGAGATCACCTAAGCCCTGATTAATGGTAATCATTTGTTTTCTCACACTCTCAAGTAAGGGTTTAGCTTCTTTGATAGTGAGCTTTTTGTCTTGTTTGTCTTGTGAGACAAAGATTGTAACAAGGTCTATCAATGTGGTTTCTAGTTCTGTCTTGTTGTCTTTGAGTGTTTGATTCTCTTGAGATAGAGTAGTGTTCTTGTGATAAAGTGCATGGATGCTTGCATTCTTTAACTCTAAAGCTTGCTGATACGCTTGTTCTTTGTTTGTTAAAGTTTGTTGGTGTGTGCGCTCTTGTGTGGCGTTTAAATTTTTAAGTTCTGTGTTTTCTTGTGTTAAAGCGGTGTTGGTTTGTTCTAGCGTTGTCTTTTCTTGTTGTAGAGCTTGTAACTCTGTTTGTTGATTCTCTGTGTTAGCTTGCAAACTTTCTAACTGCTCTTTATGTGCTCTTTCTAATTCTTTGCGCCTTGTTTTCTCTTGCTCCATGATCTGCGCATAAGCTCTAGGCTCAATGCGTTTAACCTTGCTAATGCGTTTATCAACACCCCTGGATTTAAAGGGCTGATTGAAAGTGCGCCTATACCTCTCAATAGCCTGAGTAATTAGTTCATGTCTTAATGCTAACGCATCATCACCGCTTCTATCACATTCACAACCATAACCCAAACCATAACCCAATTCTTTGGCTAGCAAATATGTAGGTGGTATTGTGCGGTCGTTATGGTGTAGCTGTATGTTGTTTGTGGGTTTAAAGTTGATTGATGCGATGCTACCCATTTCAACCAATGCCTCCTAAAATTTTCTCTTAGCCCCCTGCAGGGGCAAACTAGGCGGTGAGCTTGCGAAACGAAACTCTTTTAGGGTCGCCTAATTTGATTAGGCAACCCTAAAGGGTGCGCTCACAAGTTCGCTTGCCTAATATGCCCCTCAAACGCCGGGGAGGCTTAAAAAATCAAAATTTGTATTATCTTGGGTTTGTAATGTATGCCATTGTGCTGTTTAATTTGATTGTCATTTGCCCTTCAAATGCTATGGGGACTTTAAGAGATTTTTTTAAGTGCGTGATGATTGCTAGTTAAAATACTCTCACTCTTCATACTTCTTAAACCAATTCTCAAAATGTTTGACACTCTTAAAACTAAAAGGTTCTAAAGCTTTGCGGGGTTTGTCTACATCTTTGATCTCTACTTGGATATGTCCGCTCTCTAATGTAGAGACATCTTTGATTTTAAGATTAGAAGGAATGCCATTAGTGTTCATATAGAGATTTCTGCCAATGTATTCTGTTAAATCATTGCTAGAGTTTAGAGCTTGAGTTTGCTTAGGTTTTTGTGTTTTCTTTGGCTTTACTAAGCCTTGTAAAGTTTTAAAACCATTGTGTTCTTGTAGTTCTAGTGCTGGTTGTGATAGCTGTTGTAGCGTGTAGTCTGTTTGTATCTCTAGTCTTTGATAGCCTGATTGAGCTATTTGTTTCAACAAAACTTCTTTGTTGGGTGCAGGGGCGCATCTCTCTTTAAATACTTGACCATCTTGGTAATATTTGACTAAAAACTCATAACCCTCTGGAGTGGGTTGTATGCTATCAATAGCAAGAATGATCTCAGGTTGTTCAGGTTTATAAAAACACAAACCTAAGACTTCCATAGTTTCATCATGCTGGTGCTCCTGCTTCATTTGTTGTTGAAGTTGCTTGATAGTTTTTTCACTGCGAATGTGCCATGCAATGGTTCTTAGATCATGGTGGGCTTTTTCTTGTTCTTTCTTAGTCTTAGTAATTGGCTGGAAGTAGAATTGAATGTGGGTGATACGATTGCCCATGCCTTTTGTTTTAGTTTTTTGTAGCAAAGGTGTTCAAAGTGAGGGAGTTTGCTGAGTTCTTTGATGGCGGGTTTGAGGATGTCGCGCTCAATTACTTCAATTAGCTTAATATTGCTAGAGATTCCCATCAATTCCCTAAACTCACTCCACTCTTTCTTTGGAGGCACTCCCGTGCTTCTCCACTGCTTAAGAAGGCGATATAGGGTCTTAGCGTATTTGCTACGAATATTCTGAAACTCTAGCAATTCAAAAGAAGTGAAGTTAGCGTTTAAAAAATTGAGCAAATAACCAAAGTAGGGCATATTCACTTGGATTTCTATGCTCTTGACTTGAGTTTTTTTGGTGTCGTGATAGTTAATGCGAAACCTCCTAAAGAGCATGATGCCATCTTTAGCGCGGGGATAGAGAATCCAAAAGTTAGCAACTCTAATGTTTTTCCAAAGCTTTTCAACGATCTTGGAGAGGTTGTTGATATTAACTTTAGTCTTAGCTCCTATCATTGCTTTAATCTCATCAATCTCAAACACTAGGAGCTCATCTTGTTTATCCTTGAGCCTGTTGAAGATCGCAAAGAGCAAATTCGTCTCTAGTGCGCCAAGCTTGCCCAGAGAGACAGAGTTCACATCGTTGTGGAAAGTAACATACTTTTCGGAGGCAGCATGGTGGGTTGTGGGTTGTTGTTGGGTGATAAGTTGGGTTTCTAGGGGGTCTTGTTGTTGGATGGGAGCTTGTGTGGTGATCTCTGTAGCTGGGGATGGCGTGGATATTGGTTGTTGGTTTGCTGTCCTCGGTGTGAGGAACTTTTTGGGCGGAGCTGAGTCTGGAAATTGGTGAGTTCTTGCTGTCTGCACGGCTAGTTCAGTTAACTTTTTAAGACAATCGGTCTGCTTTTGTTCTAAGGCGTTCCTAAATGCAGTGTCTGTTTCGATACTAATTAGAGCTTGCAAATCGTTGAATTGTCGCATTAAGATTTGTTTTTGTTCTACTACATCCATACCTACACCTTAGAGGCAATTTGCAATGAATTATATAGATATGTAACTTAATTCTATGTATTTGTGCGTATTTTACTGGGTATTTGTGCGTATTTTACTGGGTATTTGTGCGTATTTTACTGGGTATTTGTGCGTATTTTACTGGGTATTACTCTCCACCAGCCCCCACCACACGAGCCCCGCGGGGGGTCTAAAAGGTTAAAAAGAGCTTCGCTCTTTTAAAAGGTTAAAATCGCGCGCGCGCGCGCATGCGCCCGTGAATGTGGATCAGCCCCAAAATGAGTCAGTTTGCTTAAACGAAAAAATGCAAATCCCTAGATTAGAATCGGAATGCAGTGCTAGCGCACTGCTTACATTTTGTCTGTGGGGGAGACCCCCCACACCCCCCTTTAGCTTTTGAGATGAGAAAATTGATCTTAGAAGGTGATAGAACGCTTTTGGGGTGTAGGTAGGTTGTTAGTAGTTGAGGGTGTTTTGTTGATTGTAGGGCTTTCTAGAGAAGGCTTTGAAGTGAGGATTAGACATTTGATCTGAAGTATCTACGATTATGGAGTAATCATGCCTTTGGGGAGAGTGAAAAAACAATCAAACAGAGCAATCATTCCTTTGAAAAGCAAGACAAAGCAAAGCGATAAAACAAAGATAGCGCTTAAAAAGCTTTTAAAGGCTCATAGAGCGCAAGGTTAGTGGTTGGGAGTATCAAACTATGGTTTGGATGTTGAAAGAGATTGTGGAGGATTTTTGAGGCAAAAGGAACAAATACGATCAAGCCACTTGGTTTGGCTAAAGATTATAGACATAGTTGAAATACACCGAAGCGTTGCGCCTAAAGCCGATCTGTTGTTTGTCAATCCAGATTGTCCCATCATTGATGATGGTGGCATAGTGGTTGAGCATGGGTAATAGTGGAATGCGCACCCCTATTTCAAACCCATTGTGTTTGCCTATGTTGGTTCTAAATCCAAAGGTTAAGGGCAACTGGAAGTAACTCTGTCCATTTGTAGCTTGCAAGCACTGCTGTGTTTGCAAGTATTGAGAATTGTTTTTAATGATCTGCTATTAATGTCCCACGAACTGCCCACAAACATCAAGCCTAGAAAGAGCCCACTGGTGTATTTGTGATCCTTGCTCTCAAAGAAGTTATACAGACCATCTATCCCTGCTCCATAGGCGAAGTTATTGATGCCATAGTTTGTGGATCTATGATTACCTCCCCCCCCCCGTTGTAACTAAAGCTAGCGTAGTAGCGTAATCCCCAGCGTTTCTTTTTGCCAAAGAATTGTTTGTAACCTGTCTGTATATCCACCCCATAGAGATTGGTGTTAGTGCGGTGGGGTTGCACGGAGGAGAGCATTTTTTGGATGGTGTAGCCGTAGGGGTTAAAAAACTTTGCATGCTGGGATTGGGAATATGCGCCTAGGATTTTTTGGGTGGCTTGGGCAAGGACGGAGGTTTGGGTGGAGTCGTATGCAATGACGGTTCCAATATTGTTTCTTTGGGTAGAGTCAGACACTGCAAGCTTGCCATTAGGAGCACTGGTGAGTGTGTCAAAACAGCGCATTGGTGAGTGTGTTGGCGGCATTTTCTAGTTTAGAGATTTGGGCTTGCAAGGTAGGGATAGTGGCGTTGCCAGAATACAAAAAAATATTCCTCCCTTATTGCTCACCCCCACAGCCTCTGCCACTTGCTGACTGGTTATGTCGAATGTTTGAAAAGCCTCTTCAAGCTGAGGGATTCCACTAAGCTTGATGTTATTAAGACAAATACTGGTTTCTTTGGTTTTGCGATGAGCTTAAAAACACAGAAACACAGAGTCTACTCTCGGGACGAAAAATACACAAGCACACTGCCATTGTCTTTGAGTTTATGGAGTTCCAACAATCCAGCAATTTAGTTATCCAATTTAATACCATATTTGCCTAGGATTTCTATGCCTTTTTCGAAAGAAGTAAAATCAACGACATCATCCATGCTCAATTTGATATTAAAAGTTTTCTCAAGTGATGCTATAAGCATCATATGTCCTACACTATCCCATGAAGGAACATCTTGATATTGAAGACCATTAACTTCATTTTCACTAATTTCTAGCACTGCTGTAAAACATGATTTATATTTTGTCATCTAATTATCACCTCATCATTAATGTGTTTGCATTGATATGGCAGATACACTTCCCTAGTGTTGCGTTTTGTGAATAAAATTGATCTATCCTCCATATAAGTTTTGTTGTCTAGTTTTACAAAAATGACCATTTGATGGAGTCTAGCCCAACCAACCATCACTTCTATTTAGCCTCTTCTTTATTTTAAGATAATATTTTAAGATAATTAAAGATATATCACGAGAAGCAATCCTATTTTTATCCAAAAATATACCAAACAATGTGCCGAAGACAACCTTTATTTTTTTTTAGATTCTAAGAACACCTTAAAATCAAGAGTGCTTGGTCTATCTTGATCGCCGTCTGCTTTAAACATATAAAGATTATCTCCATAGGCGTGATAGTAAATTTCTACATTTTTTGCCGTATACGGAGCAAACCAATTTGGAATAATATTCTCATCATCTTCTGTCCTTTCTGAAAAGCCGGCCCTCTTCAAACCATCTTTATTCATGCCTTTTTGGTATAAATCCACATATTCGTAGCCATTTTGTTTTATTAAATTCTCCAAGGCAAGCCCAGCTCTATAAAATTCATCTCGATTGCCCAATATATCCACTATTCTTAGGATTTTTGCCCCATTATACTCCACCTCTCGACTTACAAGCACCATGCTCGAATCTAGTCCATACAACTTGTATGTAAAGACGGGGTGATTAAAATAGCGCTTATTGACATACCATGGAGATTTATAAGGGTTATGTTGTTTAAAAGCCTCGTTGTCGAATACTTGATACATGTGGTTTGCATCTTTAAACAGCACAAAATCTGCCTGATTGCTTGTGTCGATATTCAATCTTGTTTTATGTGCAACTTTGGCTATTTTATATTCTTCCTTATCACTGAGTCTGTAAAAATGCTCCAAACGTCCAACTTTGTCATCTTTGAAATATGTTTTTGCCAGTGCATAAGTTGTGTTGATGTTCGCACCAATTCCAATATAAGAACGCATTTTAACCCCCATCATAAAACGCTTACGGTATGAAATCTCTATGCCCAAAAACGGCAAGACAGCATTAGGACTCGTGCGAAACATCGCTCCAGACATATCAAATGGCTCTGTACTATCGTCGCCCTTTGAGTAAATATAAATGCCCTCACATGCATCTATTTGCTGTGTTTTTCTGTTAATCGCCAAAATATAATTGACCCTATCCTCCATTTTGAACTCATATTCAAAAAAACTTCTATTAATGGCTAGAATATGATTTTCATTCCAATATTCTCTAATAAACTCCATGATCTTACCAATATCATCGGGAGTGGCCAACCTTATTTCATACAGCGCATCAAACCTTGTATTTACTTGATTATTCACACAGCGTCCTAATGTCCTTATTTTGACTCCTAGGAGGAAAGTCATTGCAGTCGAGTCTGGGTAATAGCAACGGATCATGTTTGTGATAATCGACAACACTAACCTCGACAGTAAGTCCAAGCACACAGCCATTGCTTTGACAACAATCTCGAACCAATTGATTGTAATCTCCAAATGGATAGCAGGCAACCCAGGCATCTTCATCAATA
This portion of the Helicobacter felis ATCC 49179 genome encodes:
- a CDS encoding outer membrane beta-barrel protein, translated to MRCFDTLTSAPNGKLAVSDSTQRNNIGTVIAYDSTQTSVLAQATQKILGAYSQSQHAKFFNPYGYTIQKMLSSVQPHRTNTNLYGVDIQTGYKQFFGKKKRWGLRYYASFSYNGGGEVIIDPQTMASITSPMEQG
- a CDS encoding DUF4135 domain-containing protein; protein product: MDALLHANLITCARDVVNVRVGLSDLHSLGFTSSLATTRDGQKFFVKQSIADPARIFYDMCDLLDVDVKKKEYVGNYHDLSITRFLPYEPNVKDARVFYRRMATLMALATALNLTDIHLENLLVHDQYPVILDFESLFTFKENQDLSDVESTLFVEQVSADFDGPIAKSFISALQGGAVRSKSFLHPFVVDDGSDNFRVSYRKLSNYESHNRIISGHRVVQPHHYLKTIISYFVKTMQGIRKNKLKILNLFSSVCLGSHRYRYILRPTAFYHFLFVRSHQPSEYMHLDAYWDKIRSKLDDVQVSHFCKSAKQEIIAYELEAIKNGLIPFFYRDSHTLNLYTIDSKVICHAFTQTLETNLVEKIHRISDRYIQENALIITKSLNKTGEIDQVARNAGWIV
- a CDS encoding acyl carrier protein — encoded protein: MTKYKSCFTAVLEISENEVNGLQYQDVPSWDSVGHMMLIASLEKTFNIKLSMDDVVDFTSFEKGIEILGKYGIKLDN
- a CDS encoding replication initiation protein, which codes for MDVVEQKQILMRQLNDLQALISVETDAVFKNALEQKQADCLKKLLELTKQVSTTPTSQIATPNQLKVIDTATQNTPNRQPATIESNTTNAEQQPLETQVITQPQPTIPHTISEKYVTFHNDVNSVSLGKLGTLETNLLFAIFNKLKDKQDELLVFDCDEIKTMVHAVKISKNELSGVVKRLWKNIRLANFWMLLPKRDESYMLFKTFAINYHDTKKTQIKSIEIQVNMPYFGYLLNFLNANFTSFELLEFQNIRSKYAKTLYRLLKQWRSTGVPPKKECSEFRELMGISSNIKLIEVIERDILKPALKELSKLPHFENLCYKKLTTKGMGNRITHIQFYFQPVTKTSKDREQAEHDLFSH
- a CDS encoding outer membrane beta-barrel protein, translated to MQATNGQSYFQLPLTFGFRTNIGKHNGFEIGVRIPLLPMLNHYATIINDGTIWIDKQQIGFRRNASVYFNYVYNL
- a CDS encoding replication initiation protein encodes the protein MDVVEQKQILMRQFNDLQALISIETDTAFRNALEQKQTDCLKKLTELAVQTARTHQFPDSAPPKKFLTPRTANQQPISTPSPATEITTQAPIQQQDPLETQLITQQQPTTHHAASEKYVTFHNDVNSVSLGKLGALETNLLFAIFNRLKDKQDELLVFEIDEIKAMIGAKTKVNINNLSKIVEKLWKNIRVANFWILYPRAKDGIMLFRRFRINYHDTKKTQVKSIEIQVNMPYFGYLLNFLNANFTSFELLEFQNIRSKYAKTLYRLLKQWRSTGVPPKKEWSEFRELMGISSNIKLIEVIERDILKPAIKELSKLPHFEHLCYKKLKQKAWAIVSPTFNSTSSQLLRLRKNKKKPTMI
- a CDS encoding coiled-coil domain-containing protein, whose translation is MGSIASINFKPTNNIQLHHNDRTIPPTYLLAKELGYGLGYGCECDRSGDDALALRHELITQAIERYRRTFNQPFKSRGVDKRISKVKRIEPRAYAQIMEQEKTRRKELERAHKEQLESLQANTENQQTELQALQQEKTTLEQTNTALTQENTELKNLNATQERTHQQTLTNKEQAYQQALELKNASIHALYHKNTTLSQENQTLKDNKTELETTLIDLVTIFVSQDKQDKKLTIKEAKPLLESVRKQMITINQGLGDLKLFTQEDYRALRALKDDGLSINGLKKRITQIEQEAKKRYEKLQEQYKDYLSPKQVEDKITATKALYEDYLSPSAVQELKQEHTKELESREQSHSKALQEKDIEHAQVLKEKDKTLEKVAQELKAKERQVQEHARDLADSNKALEKLTQELKAKDTEHTKELEALQTQHAKELEKARNEIDKDTKLQGYVGKVKDLLQKFVDQVINPMLEKLQTEKGAELKAVIQWKKDNEKEKAQYHAHLATLAYDLLAGKFPKINAIALLISRGGVKNAMNPEYFESIAKDRRDRFLNKHINEIEKSLNQELKPILAKIEQTREWEHKALLGGIRGLENGIAKLAEEFKNSDAYGQMLETAKGDAQYYKGKTLKLTTELEEKDKRIKNP
- a CDS encoding outer membrane beta-barrel protein, which encodes MNNFAYGAGIDGLYNFFESKDHKYTSGLFLGLMFVGSSWDINSRSLKTILNTCKHSSACKLQMDRVTSSCP